Proteins from one Thermobifida alba genomic window:
- a CDS encoding YgfZ/GcvT domain-containing protein, with translation MTSPLLTRPGAVAAETPDTDIAAHYGEPAQEQRALERGSGWVDRSNRGVVRVAGPDRLGWLNDLTSQHLRDLAPGTATETLVLDANGRIKHHLSVVDDGTALWAHVEPGTAADLVAFLESMRFMLRVEVADLSAERAVVTVVGPERATVLDAVRDALPAETVLRSTVDETDLFLPAEALAAVTDALTAAGARPAGLWAYEARRIATHRPRLGLDTDHRAIAHEMGWIGSAVHLEKGCYPGQETVARVHNLGRPPRRLVMLHLDGTAERLPERGAAIELDGRSVGFVGSSARHFELGPIALGLVKRTVPVDAEFVVDGIAAGQEVVVSPDTGANAQISLRRRPS, from the coding sequence ATGACTTCGCCGCTGCTCACGCGTCCCGGCGCGGTGGCCGCCGAGACGCCCGACACCGACATCGCCGCCCACTACGGGGAGCCCGCCCAGGAGCAACGCGCCCTGGAACGCGGCTCGGGCTGGGTCGACCGGAGCAACCGGGGCGTCGTGCGCGTCGCGGGCCCCGACCGGTTGGGCTGGCTGAACGACCTCACCAGCCAGCACCTCCGGGACCTGGCCCCCGGGACCGCCACCGAGACCCTGGTGCTGGACGCCAACGGCCGGATCAAGCACCACCTGTCCGTCGTGGACGACGGCACCGCGCTGTGGGCCCACGTGGAACCGGGGACCGCCGCCGACCTCGTCGCGTTCCTGGAGTCCATGCGGTTCATGCTGCGGGTGGAGGTGGCGGACCTCAGCGCCGAGCGCGCGGTCGTGACCGTCGTGGGCCCCGAGCGCGCGACCGTCCTGGACGCGGTCCGCGACGCCCTGCCCGCCGAGACCGTGCTGCGTTCCACCGTGGACGAGACCGACCTCTTCCTCCCGGCCGAGGCGCTGGCGGCCGTCACCGACGCCCTGACCGCCGCGGGGGCCCGTCCCGCGGGGCTGTGGGCCTACGAGGCGCGCCGGATCGCCACGCACCGGCCCCGGCTCGGGCTGGACACCGACCACCGCGCGATCGCCCACGAGATGGGCTGGATCGGCTCGGCCGTGCACCTGGAGAAGGGCTGCTACCCGGGCCAGGAGACGGTGGCACGCGTGCACAACCTGGGCCGTCCACCGCGCCGCCTGGTGATGCTGCACCTGGACGGCACCGCCGAGCGGCTGCCCGAGCGCGGAGCGGCCATCGAACTCGACGGCCGCTCCGTGGGGTTTGTCGGCTCCTCCGCCCGCCACTTCGAACTGGGTCCCATCGCGCTGGGACTGGTCAAGCGGACCGTCCCGGTGGACGCGGAGTTCGTCGTGGACGGCATCGCCGCCGGCCAGGAGGTGGTGGTCAGCCCCGACACCGGCGCCAACGCGCAGATCTCGCTGCGGCGGCGCCCCAGTTGA
- a CDS encoding A/G-specific adenine glycosylase: MTENPYCTAVLAWYEGNARDLPWRSADVTPWGVLVSEVMLQQTPVARVLPAWLAWLERWPTPADLAADSAGEAVRMWGRLGYPRRALRLHACATAIVERHGGEVPDSHDALLALPGVGVYTAAAVASFAFGQRHAVLDTNVRRVLERLVNGRQYPPKAPTRAEYRLAESLLPAEPAVAARWGVAVMELGALVCTARSPRCGDCPVVDRCAWVLAGRPPHDGPPRRGQRYEGTDRQVRGRLLAVLREAPGPVPKSVLDAVWDEAAQRERALDGLVADGLVDPLETGEYALPS; the protein is encoded by the coding sequence ATGACCGAAAACCCCTACTGCACAGCAGTTCTCGCCTGGTATGAGGGCAACGCCCGGGACCTCCCGTGGCGCTCCGCCGACGTGACCCCGTGGGGCGTCCTGGTGAGTGAGGTGATGCTCCAGCAGACCCCGGTGGCGCGGGTCCTGCCCGCCTGGCTGGCGTGGCTGGAGCGCTGGCCGACGCCGGCGGACCTGGCGGCCGACTCCGCCGGTGAGGCAGTGCGGATGTGGGGCCGCCTCGGTTATCCGCGCCGTGCGCTGCGGCTGCACGCGTGCGCCACGGCGATCGTGGAGCGGCACGGCGGCGAGGTGCCGGACTCGCACGACGCCCTGCTGGCCCTGCCGGGGGTGGGCGTCTACACCGCGGCGGCGGTGGCCAGTTTCGCGTTCGGGCAGCGGCACGCCGTGCTGGACACCAATGTGCGGCGGGTCCTGGAGCGCCTGGTGAACGGCAGGCAGTATCCGCCCAAGGCGCCGACCAGGGCCGAGTACCGGCTCGCCGAGTCGCTGCTGCCCGCCGAGCCCGCGGTGGCGGCGCGCTGGGGGGTGGCGGTGATGGAGTTGGGCGCCCTGGTGTGCACCGCCCGCTCTCCCCGCTGCGGGGACTGCCCGGTGGTCGACCGGTGCGCGTGGGTGCTGGCCGGGAGGCCGCCGCACGACGGTCCGCCGCGGCGCGGGCAGCGCTACGAGGGGACGGACCGCCAGGTGCGGGGCAGGCTGCTGGCGGTGCTGCGGGAGGCTCCCGGTCCGGTGCCCAAGTCCGTGCTGGACGCGGTGTGGGACGAGGCGGCCCAGCGGGAGCGGGCCCTCGACGGTCTGGTGGCCGACGGCCTGGTCGACCCGCTGGAGACGGGCGAGTACGCGCTGCCCAGCTGA
- a CDS encoding DUF3105 domain-containing protein, whose protein sequence is MTHPAQQPPGPPPPGGGPPGPPFQGPPPHQGPPGPHGWHPPGPYQQPPARRGSGALGWIIGISAGAVVLVAVAVVVVAVALRDTGGAGGSGDPGPGNRPEAARGTEESGDVPGTQTFDVPSYNHVEGIVDYPQHPPVGGDHNAVWLNCGVYTTQVPAENAVHSLEHGAVWITHDPDLDPGQVALLHGLYSAGDYVIISPVPDLPAPVVLSAWGKQLAVDSPEDTRVVDFLRVYERGPQTPEPGAPCSGGLSVQPS, encoded by the coding sequence GTGACCCATCCTGCGCAGCAGCCTCCCGGCCCCCCGCCCCCGGGTGGAGGACCGCCCGGACCCCCGTTCCAGGGGCCTCCCCCTCACCAGGGGCCGCCCGGACCGCACGGGTGGCATCCGCCGGGCCCGTACCAGCAGCCCCCGGCCCGGCGCGGTTCCGGAGCGCTCGGCTGGATCATCGGCATCTCGGCGGGCGCGGTCGTCCTCGTCGCCGTCGCGGTGGTGGTGGTCGCCGTGGCCCTCAGAGACACCGGCGGAGCCGGCGGCAGCGGCGACCCGGGCCCCGGAAACCGCCCGGAAGCCGCCCGGGGGACGGAGGAGTCCGGAGACGTCCCCGGAACGCAGACCTTCGACGTCCCCTCCTACAACCACGTCGAGGGGATTGTGGACTACCCGCAGCACCCCCCGGTCGGCGGCGACCACAACGCCGTGTGGCTGAACTGCGGCGTCTACACCACGCAGGTGCCCGCGGAGAACGCCGTGCACTCCCTGGAGCACGGCGCGGTGTGGATCACCCACGACCCGGACCTCGACCCCGGACAGGTGGCGCTGCTGCACGGCCTGTACTCGGCGGGGGACTACGTCATCATCAGCCCGGTCCCGGACCTGCCCGCCCCGGTGGTGCTGTCCGCCTGGGGCAAGCAGCTCGCCGTGGACAGCCCCGAGGACACCCGGGTGGTCGACTTCCTCCGCGTCTACGAGCGGGGACCGCAGACCCCCGAACCCGGCGCCCCCTGCTCCGGCGGCCTGTCCGTGCAACCCAGCTGA
- a CDS encoding ATP-dependent Clp protease ATP-binding subunit has translation MFERFTDRARRVVVLAQEEARMLNHNYIGTEHILLGLIHEGEGVAAKALESLGISLEAVRQQVEEIIGQGQQAPSGHIPFTPRAKKVLELSLREALQLGHNYIGTEHILLGLIREGEGVAAQVLVKLGADLNRVRQQVIQLLHGYQGKEPQAAGTASESAPSTSLVLDQFGRNLTQAARESKLDPVIGRDKEIERVMQVLSRRTKNNPVLVGDPGVGKTAVVEGLAQKIVKGEIPETLKDKQLYTLDLGALVAGSRYRGDFEERLRKVLKEIRSRGDIILFIDELHTLVGAGAAEGAIDAASILKPMLARGELQTIGATTLDEYRKYLEKDAALERRFQPIQVDEPTISHTIEILKGLRDRYEAHHRVSITDGALVAAAQLADRYISDRYLPDKAIDLIDEAGSRMRIRRMTAPPDLREFDEKIAKVRRDKEAAIDAQDFERAAALRDDEKRLQAKRAQKEKEWKAGDMDSVAEVDEELIAEVLATATGIPVFRLTEEESSRLLRMEEELHKRVIGQEDAIKALSQAIRRTRAGLKDPKRPGGSFIFAGPSGVGKTELSKTLAEFLFGDEDALIQLDMSEFMEKHTVSRLFGSPPGYVGYEEGGQLTEKVRRKPFSVVLFDEIEKAHGDIFNSLLQVLEEGRLTDAQGRNVDFKNTIIIMTTNLGTRDISKGQPMGFARIDDTKTNYDRMKAKVNEELKQHFRPEFLNRVDDTIVFHQLTEKEIFAIVDLMVARLDERLKDRDMGIEVRPNAKKILAERGYDPVLGARPLRRTIQREIEDTLSEKILYGELKAGQIVIVDAEGEGTEAKFTFRGVPKPQPVPETAEVGAQQG, from the coding sequence ATGTTCGAGAGGTTTACCGACCGCGCACGGCGCGTGGTTGTCCTGGCGCAGGAAGAAGCCAGGATGCTCAACCACAACTACATTGGCACGGAGCACATCCTGCTCGGCCTCATCCACGAGGGCGAGGGCGTCGCCGCCAAGGCCCTGGAGAGCCTCGGCATCAGCCTCGAAGCCGTCCGCCAGCAGGTTGAGGAGATCATCGGGCAGGGGCAGCAGGCCCCGTCCGGCCACATCCCCTTCACCCCCCGTGCCAAGAAGGTCCTGGAGCTGTCGCTGCGCGAGGCGCTGCAGCTGGGACACAACTACATCGGCACCGAGCACATCCTGCTCGGCCTCATCCGCGAGGGCGAGGGCGTCGCCGCGCAGGTGCTGGTGAAGCTGGGCGCCGACCTCAACCGGGTGCGCCAGCAGGTCATCCAGCTGCTCCACGGCTACCAGGGCAAGGAGCCGCAGGCCGCCGGCACGGCCTCGGAGTCGGCGCCGTCCACCTCCCTGGTGCTGGACCAGTTCGGCCGGAACCTGACCCAGGCCGCCCGCGAGAGCAAGCTCGACCCGGTCATCGGTCGCGACAAGGAGATCGAGCGGGTCATGCAGGTGCTGTCGCGGCGCACCAAGAACAACCCGGTCCTGGTCGGCGACCCCGGTGTCGGAAAGACCGCGGTGGTCGAGGGACTGGCGCAGAAGATCGTCAAGGGCGAGATCCCCGAGACCCTCAAGGACAAGCAGCTCTACACGCTCGACCTGGGGGCCCTGGTCGCGGGCAGCCGCTACCGGGGTGACTTCGAGGAGCGGCTGCGCAAGGTCCTCAAGGAGATCCGCTCCCGCGGCGACATCATCCTGTTCATCGACGAGCTGCACACGCTGGTCGGCGCGGGCGCCGCCGAGGGCGCGATCGACGCGGCCTCCATCCTCAAGCCGATGCTGGCCCGCGGCGAACTGCAGACCATCGGCGCCACCACGCTGGACGAGTACCGCAAGTACCTGGAGAAGGACGCCGCGCTGGAGCGCCGCTTCCAGCCCATCCAGGTCGACGAGCCCACGATCTCCCACACCATCGAGATCCTCAAGGGCCTGCGCGACCGCTACGAGGCGCACCACCGGGTGTCCATCACCGACGGCGCACTGGTGGCCGCCGCGCAGCTGGCCGACCGCTACATCAGCGACCGCTACCTGCCGGACAAGGCCATCGACCTGATCGACGAGGCCGGGTCGCGCATGCGCATCCGCCGCATGACCGCCCCGCCGGACCTGCGCGAGTTCGACGAGAAGATCGCCAAGGTGCGGCGCGACAAGGAAGCCGCGATCGACGCCCAGGACTTCGAGCGGGCCGCCGCGCTGCGCGACGACGAGAAGCGGCTCCAGGCCAAGCGCGCCCAGAAGGAGAAGGAGTGGAAGGCCGGCGACATGGACAGCGTCGCCGAAGTGGACGAGGAGCTCATCGCCGAGGTCCTGGCCACCGCCACCGGCATCCCGGTCTTCCGGCTCACCGAGGAGGAGTCCTCCCGCCTGCTGCGCATGGAGGAGGAGCTGCACAAGCGCGTCATCGGCCAGGAGGACGCCATCAAGGCGCTCTCCCAGGCGATCCGGCGCACCCGTGCGGGCCTGAAGGACCCCAAGCGCCCCGGCGGCTCGTTCATCTTCGCCGGCCCGTCCGGTGTGGGTAAGACCGAGCTGTCCAAGACGCTGGCGGAGTTCCTGTTCGGCGACGAGGACGCGCTGATCCAGCTCGACATGAGCGAGTTCATGGAGAAGCACACCGTGTCCCGCCTCTTCGGCTCGCCTCCCGGCTACGTCGGCTACGAGGAGGGCGGCCAGCTCACCGAGAAGGTGCGGCGCAAGCCGTTCTCGGTGGTGCTGTTCGACGAGATCGAGAAGGCCCACGGCGACATCTTCAACTCGCTGCTCCAGGTGCTGGAGGAGGGGCGCCTCACCGACGCCCAGGGGCGCAACGTCGACTTCAAGAACACGATCATCATCATGACCACCAACCTGGGCACCCGGGACATCTCCAAGGGCCAGCCCATGGGCTTCGCGCGGATCGACGACACCAAGACCAACTACGACCGCATGAAGGCCAAGGTCAACGAGGAGCTCAAGCAGCACTTCCGGCCCGAGTTCCTCAACCGCGTGGACGACACGATCGTGTTCCACCAGCTGACCGAGAAGGAGATCTTCGCCATCGTCGACCTGATGGTCGCGCGGCTGGACGAGCGGCTCAAGGACCGCGACATGGGCATCGAGGTCCGGCCGAACGCCAAGAAGATCCTCGCCGAGCGGGGCTACGACCCGGTGCTGGGCGCCCGGCCGCTGCGCCGCACGATCCAGCGCGAGATCGAGGACACCCTGTCGGAGAAGATCCTCTACGGCGAGCTCAAGGCCGGCCAGATCGTCATCGTCGACGCCGAGGGCGAAGGCACCGAGGCCAAGTTCACCTTCCGCGGTGTGCCCAAGCCGCAGCCGGTGCCGGAGACCGCCGAAGTGGGCGCCCAGCAGGGCTGA
- a CDS encoding histone-like nucleoid-structuring protein Lsr2: MAQKVQVLLVDDLDGSEADETVSFGIDGSSYEIDLSGDNAAKLRAALEPFVKAARKAPTKRATRGKQRSAPSRERSAEIRAWARAAGKQVNERGRIPQAIMDEYHAAQR; this comes from the coding sequence ATGGCACAAAAGGTGCAGGTGCTTCTCGTTGACGACCTCGACGGGAGTGAGGCCGACGAGACGGTCTCCTTCGGAATCGACGGCTCCTCCTACGAGATCGACCTCAGCGGCGACAACGCGGCCAAGCTCCGCGCCGCGCTCGAACCCTTCGTCAAGGCCGCCCGCAAGGCCCCGACCAAGCGGGCCACGCGCGGTAAGCAGCGCAGCGCGCCCAGTCGCGAGCGCAGCGCCGAGATCCGCGCCTGGGCCAGGGCCGCGGGCAAGCAGGTCAACGAGCGGGGCCGCATCCCGCAGGCGATCATGGACGAGTACCACGCCGCCCAGCGCTGA
- a CDS encoding UvrD-helicase domain-containing protein, producing the protein MEFHADLHIHSKYSRACSKDCDLEHLAWWAARKGIALVGTGDFTHPAWRADLERDLVPAEPGLFRLRPEIESRILRTLPPHCRTLPRFMLSVEISTIYKRDDRTRKVHHLLYAPSFDAAAAITADLAKIGNLASDGRPILGLDSRDLLDITLSSDPGSYLVPAHIWTPWFSALGSKSGFDSIADCYADLAEHIFAVETGLSSDPAMNWMVSSLDSYTLVSNSDAHSPPMLAREATRFDTDLDYYAVRRALETGEGFRGSVEFFPEEGKYHLDGHRKCGIRFDPEATREHGGRCPVCGKPVTVGVFHRVSELADRPEGYRVPGAADFTSLVPLPEIVSEIVGVGPKSKRVMGEVTRLVAALGPELSILTSTPLDEVTRVGGELLGEAIARLRRGEVVREAGYDGEYGVIRMFHPDELRAEADMFALFSELDLAPARQPDPAPEPSAARRPAPPAAPAESAEPALFSAEETAARPRTHSLLDGLDPDQRAAAEHTAGPLLIVAGPGTGKTRTLTHRIAHLVAERGVPAEHCLAITFTRRAAEELRERLHALLAEQAAAMTVTTLHGLGALILREQHDRAGLDADFTVVDENLRQEIAAEVAGSAAGGRQLLARRDTAPHDTDEEVARFEARLREAGLVDFTDLIRIPVRLLSGDEELVAHYRNRWPYISVDEYQDVDGAQYALLRLLAGPEANLTAIGDPDQAIYGFRGADVGFFLRFTEDYPSARTVQLTRNYRSNSTIVNAAVQAIAPASLVPGRLLRAVGEFGEAPRIGVHVAADEHAEASFVARAIDRLLGGTSLHSLDSGRVTEDGDDSLSFNDICVLYRTDAQSEAVISAFNTSGIPFQKRSHDRLLSRPEMRLLTAELPHHPEGPVVDRVRSAVGALCRRYGDNERRVTNLLAAGELVSPLAERCGSDLSEFLSALSLGAEVDALDPRADRVSLLTLHAAKGLEYPVVFLVGCEDGLLPFRFPGEERGDEAEERRLFFVGLTRAQRRLYLSRARRRTRRGSGYDAAASPFLAAIDPVLTMPVDAESATRRRPKDRQLRLL; encoded by the coding sequence GTGGAGTTCCACGCCGATCTGCATATCCACTCCAAGTACTCGCGGGCGTGCAGCAAGGATTGCGACCTGGAACACCTCGCCTGGTGGGCCGCCCGCAAGGGGATAGCCCTGGTGGGAACCGGTGATTTCACTCACCCTGCCTGGCGTGCCGATCTGGAACGGGATCTGGTCCCGGCCGAGCCGGGGCTGTTCCGGCTGCGGCCCGAAATCGAGTCGCGCATCCTGCGGACCCTGCCGCCGCACTGCCGCACCCTGCCCCGGTTCATGCTGTCGGTGGAGATCTCCACGATCTACAAACGCGACGACCGCACCCGCAAGGTGCACCACCTCCTCTACGCCCCCTCCTTCGACGCCGCCGCGGCGATCACCGCCGACCTCGCCAAGATCGGCAACCTCGCCTCCGACGGCCGTCCCATTCTGGGCCTGGACTCCCGCGACCTGCTGGACATCACCCTCTCCAGCGATCCGGGCTCCTATCTGGTGCCCGCCCACATCTGGACGCCGTGGTTCTCCGCCCTGGGCTCCAAATCGGGATTCGACTCCATCGCCGACTGCTACGCCGACCTGGCCGAGCACATCTTCGCGGTGGAGACCGGACTGTCCAGCGACCCGGCCATGAACTGGATGGTGTCGTCGCTCGACTCCTACACCCTGGTCAGCAATTCCGACGCGCACTCGCCGCCGATGCTGGCGCGTGAGGCGACCCGGTTCGACACCGATCTGGACTACTACGCGGTGCGCCGGGCGCTGGAGACCGGGGAGGGGTTCCGCGGCTCGGTGGAGTTCTTCCCCGAGGAGGGGAAATACCACCTGGACGGGCACCGCAAGTGCGGAATCCGCTTCGACCCGGAAGCCACCCGGGAGCACGGGGGACGCTGCCCGGTGTGCGGAAAGCCGGTCACGGTCGGCGTGTTCCACCGGGTGAGCGAACTCGCCGACCGGCCCGAGGGCTACCGGGTCCCGGGAGCCGCCGACTTCACCAGCCTGGTCCCGCTTCCCGAGATCGTCAGCGAGATCGTGGGCGTCGGCCCCAAGAGCAAACGGGTCATGGGCGAGGTGACGCGGCTGGTGGCGGCCCTCGGACCGGAACTGTCCATCCTGACCTCGACGCCGCTGGACGAGGTGACCCGGGTCGGCGGCGAACTGCTCGGTGAGGCGATCGCCCGGCTGCGGCGCGGCGAGGTCGTCCGCGAGGCCGGCTACGACGGCGAGTACGGCGTCATCCGCATGTTCCACCCCGACGAACTGCGGGCCGAGGCCGACATGTTCGCGCTGTTCAGCGAACTCGACCTCGCCCCGGCCCGCCAGCCGGACCCGGCTCCCGAACCCTCCGCCGCACGCCGTCCCGCACCGCCCGCCGCGCCCGCCGAGTCCGCCGAGCCCGCGCTCTTCTCGGCGGAGGAGACCGCGGCACGGCCCCGGACGCACAGCCTGTTGGACGGTCTGGACCCGGACCAGCGCGCGGCGGCCGAGCACACGGCCGGGCCGCTGCTCATCGTGGCCGGCCCCGGCACCGGCAAGACCCGCACCCTGACCCACCGGATCGCGCACCTGGTGGCCGAACGCGGGGTCCCCGCCGAGCACTGCCTGGCCATCACCTTCACCCGGCGGGCTGCCGAGGAGCTGCGGGAGCGCCTGCACGCCCTGCTGGCCGAGCAGGCCGCGGCGATGACCGTCACCACCCTGCACGGCCTGGGCGCGCTGATCCTGCGGGAACAGCACGACCGTGCCGGGCTGGACGCGGACTTCACCGTCGTCGACGAGAACCTCCGGCAGGAGATCGCCGCCGAGGTCGCGGGCTCCGCCGCCGGGGGGCGGCAGCTGCTGGCCCGCCGCGACACGGCGCCGCACGACACCGACGAGGAGGTCGCGCGGTTCGAGGCCCGGCTGCGGGAGGCGGGCCTGGTGGACTTCACTGACCTGATCCGGATCCCGGTGCGGCTGCTGTCCGGCGACGAGGAGCTCGTCGCGCACTACCGGAACCGCTGGCCGTACATCAGCGTGGACGAGTACCAGGACGTCGACGGGGCCCAGTACGCGCTGCTGCGGCTGCTGGCCGGGCCGGAGGCGAACCTCACCGCGATCGGCGACCCCGACCAGGCCATCTACGGTTTCCGCGGCGCCGACGTGGGGTTCTTCCTGCGGTTCACCGAGGACTACCCGAGCGCCCGCACGGTCCAGCTGACCCGCAACTACCGGTCCAACTCCACCATCGTGAACGCGGCGGTGCAGGCCATCGCCCCCGCCTCGCTGGTGCCGGGGCGGCTGCTGCGCGCGGTCGGGGAGTTCGGGGAGGCGCCGCGGATCGGCGTGCACGTGGCCGCCGACGAGCACGCCGAGGCGTCCTTCGTGGCGCGGGCCATCGACCGCCTGCTCGGGGGCACGTCGCTGCACTCGCTGGACAGCGGCCGGGTGACCGAGGACGGGGACGACTCGCTGTCCTTCAACGACATCTGCGTGCTGTACCGCACCGACGCCCAGAGCGAGGCGGTCATCAGCGCGTTCAACACCTCGGGCATCCCGTTCCAGAAACGCTCGCACGACCGCCTGCTGTCCCGGCCGGAGATGCGGCTCCTCACCGCCGAGCTGCCGCACCACCCGGAGGGGCCGGTGGTGGACCGGGTGCGCTCCGCCGTGGGGGCGCTGTGCCGCCGCTACGGCGACAACGAGCGGCGGGTGACGAACCTGCTGGCCGCCGGCGAGCTGGTGAGCCCGCTGGCCGAGCGGTGCGGGTCGGACCTGTCGGAGTTCCTCTCCGCGCTGTCGCTGGGCGCCGAGGTGGACGCGCTGGACCCGAGGGCCGACCGGGTCTCGCTGCTGACCCTGCACGCGGCCAAGGGGCTGGAGTACCCGGTGGTGTTCCTGGTGGGCTGTGAGGACGGGCTGCTGCCGTTCCGTTTCCCGGGGGAGGAGCGCGGCGACGAGGCCGAGGAGCGCCGCCTGTTCTTCGTTGGCCTCACCCGGGCGCAGCGTCGGCTGTACCTGTCCCGGGCCCGTCGGCGCACCCGGCGGGGAAGCGGGTACGACGCCGCGGCCTCGCCGTTCCTCGCCGCGATCGATCCGGTGCTGACCATGCCGGTGGACGCGGAGTCCGCCACCCGCAGGCGCCCGAAGGACCGGCAGCTGCGGCTGCTCTAG
- a CDS encoding amino-acid N-acetyltransferase: MPTEEAITIRRARTRDVVHIRRLIDLFSGERRVLSKSTVTLYEDVQEFWVGELDDGRSRRVVGCGALHVLWEDLAEVRTVAVDPEVQGRGVGHRIVSALLDTARELGVSRVFCLTFETKFFAKHGFVEIKGTPVSARVYEELLRSYDEGVAEFLGLDRVKPNTLGNVRMLLHLDSRTTPETPGPRGGRD, translated from the coding sequence ATGCCGACAGAAGAAGCGATCACCATACGCCGGGCGCGTACCCGCGACGTCGTCCACATCCGCAGGCTCATCGACCTGTTCAGCGGAGAACGCCGCGTCCTCTCCAAGAGCACGGTCACCCTGTACGAGGACGTCCAGGAGTTCTGGGTGGGCGAGCTCGACGACGGCAGGAGCAGGCGGGTCGTCGGCTGCGGTGCGCTGCACGTCCTCTGGGAGGACCTGGCCGAGGTGCGCACCGTCGCCGTCGACCCGGAGGTCCAGGGCCGCGGCGTGGGGCACCGCATCGTCTCCGCGCTGTTGGACACCGCCCGCGAACTCGGGGTGAGCCGGGTCTTCTGCCTCACCTTCGAGACGAAGTTCTTCGCCAAGCACGGCTTCGTCGAGATCAAGGGCACCCCCGTCTCCGCCCGCGTCTACGAGGAACTGCTGCGCTCCTACGACGAGGGCGTCGCCGAATTCCTCGGCCTGGACCGGGTCAAACCCAACACCCTCGGCAACGTCCGCATGCTGCTGCACCTGGACTCCCGCACCACCCCGGAAACCCCGGGCCCCCGGGGCGGCCGCGACTAG
- a CDS encoding LuxR family transcriptional regulator yields the protein MEQATLVRQTTGKELNGAALRDCCLVPAQGRERDLEEGYVHAAGLNEADLRMLAEIATGVTTDVAARRLELSARTLRRRLRSVCDRLGVNTPIEAVVWAARRHLI from the coding sequence GTGGAACAGGCCACACTCGTACGTCAGACGACCGGTAAGGAGTTGAACGGGGCGGCCCTGCGCGACTGCTGCCTCGTGCCCGCCCAGGGCCGGGAGCGCGACCTGGAGGAAGGGTACGTGCACGCCGCCGGCCTCAACGAGGCCGACCTGCGGATGCTGGCCGAGATCGCCACCGGTGTCACCACCGACGTGGCGGCACGCCGACTGGAGCTCAGCGCGCGCACCCTGCGCCGCCGTCTCCGCTCGGTCTGCGACCGCCTCGGAGTCAACACCCCCATCGAAGCGGTCGTCTGGGCCGCGCGCAGGCACCTGATCTGA